In Thermomonas carbonis, a single genomic region encodes these proteins:
- a CDS encoding glutamate-5-semialdehyde dehydrogenase, with translation MTAAFTSGYVRGLALAAREAQAAIAMADAETRRALLESMADHLLAGQGAILAANADDLAKAAANGASKATLDRLALNPERVRGMADALREVAAQTDPLGEITRSGTRPNGLVIERQRIPLGLVAMIYEARPNVTAEAAALCLKAGNAVLLRGGSEASASNGAIATCLHAALREIGLPDAAVSLVADTAREHVLELLQLSDLIDLAIPRGGESLIRFVAEHARVPVIKHYKGVCHLYVDRAADIELALGLLIDGKTSRPGVCNALETLLVHREIADDFLPRALDALRLHGVEVRGDEATRGFDPSLAPATDADFDAEFLELIIAVKVVDDMPAALAHIARFGSDHTEVIATTDGAAAQAFVRGTRSSAVMVNASSRFNDGGQLGLGAEIGISTTRLHAYGPMGAEALTIERFVVRGEGQRRHPPMG, from the coding sequence AGTGGCTATGTGCGCGGACTGGCGCTGGCGGCACGCGAGGCGCAGGCGGCGATCGCGATGGCCGATGCGGAAACGCGGCGCGCGCTGCTGGAATCGATGGCCGATCACTTGCTCGCCGGGCAAGGCGCGATTCTCGCCGCGAATGCCGATGATCTTGCGAAAGCCGCCGCGAACGGTGCGAGCAAGGCCACGCTGGATCGTCTCGCGTTGAATCCCGAACGCGTTCGCGGCATGGCCGATGCCTTGCGCGAAGTCGCCGCACAGACCGACCCGCTCGGCGAGATCACCCGCAGCGGCACGCGACCGAACGGCCTCGTCATCGAACGCCAGCGCATCCCGCTGGGTCTGGTCGCGATGATCTACGAAGCGCGACCGAACGTGACCGCCGAAGCCGCAGCGCTGTGCCTGAAGGCCGGCAATGCCGTGCTGCTGCGCGGCGGTTCCGAAGCGTCCGCCAGCAACGGCGCGATTGCCACTTGCTTGCACGCGGCTTTGCGCGAGATCGGTTTGCCGGACGCAGCGGTCTCGCTGGTCGCGGACACCGCGCGCGAACACGTGCTCGAACTGCTGCAGTTGTCCGACCTGATCGACCTGGCAATTCCGCGCGGCGGCGAGAGCCTGATCCGCTTTGTCGCCGAACATGCGCGCGTGCCGGTGATCAAGCATTACAAGGGCGTCTGCCATCTCTACGTGGATCGCGCCGCGGATATCGAACTCGCGTTGGGTTTGCTGATCGATGGCAAGACCTCGCGGCCGGGCGTGTGCAACGCACTGGAAACGTTGCTGGTCCATCGCGAGATCGCCGACGACTTCCTGCCGCGTGCGCTCGATGCATTGCGATTGCATGGCGTCGAAGTGCGCGGCGACGAGGCCACCCGCGGCTTCGATCCGTCGCTCGCGCCGGCCACCGATGCCGACTTTGATGCCGAGTTCCTCGAACTCATCATCGCCGTGAAAGTCGTCGACGACATGCCGGCGGCACTGGCGCACATCGCCCGTTTCGGCTCCGACCATACCGAGGTGATCGCCACCACCGATGGTGCGGCGGCGCAGGCCTTTGTCCGTGGCACCCGCAGTTCGGCGGTGATGGTGAATGCGTCCTCGCGTTTCAACGACGGTGGCCAGCTGGGCCTCGGCGCGGAGATCGGGATCTCCACGACGCGCCTGCACGCATACGGCCCGATGGGCGCTGAAGCGCTGACAATCGAGCGCTTCGTGGTGCGCGGCGAAGGGCAGCGTCGCCACCCACCGATGGGCTGA
- a CDS encoding CHAT domain-containing protein, with amino-acid sequence MRTRQKRFAEAIALYDQARTESSDRFRPLVDASLANALILSGDLTRARSTLDALAVPSDPSQQAQLQRTRGRLLLAENKPAEALVLYQQLANAPVNGDEGFYRAWALDGISKSESALGNEAQAAQALDQAIDVFDKARAKFRSDEFKMGLFSDLQVVFERAIGMHTRLGQPAKAFDVSERSRARALLDAVAGRAEIGNGEAVALDAATLQTMLRPDEVVVAYHALPDRLMAWVLSNEGVREATLPVAVKRADLARLVDAYRDALINLKPATDVGDKIGTLLLAPLEIPAGKRIIIVPHGPLHYLPFQALRLDGQYLIERNPISIAPSISIAAKLAERTPTVAAQLVAFGNPTINPDVADPLPGAEREVHELSKQFPGATLFFKDQANKSNFTASAPKARLLHVAAHAVADTLDPLHSKVLLADENGQPNYLEAKDVLGMDLSGTAMIALSACESGLGRVEDGDEVLGFTRSFLSAGTSTLLASLWPVSDAATETLMTTLYDDLAKGEQVQDAMRDAQRAVLANPETAHPFFWAPFNLIGNWRLTVQK; translated from the coding sequence GTGCGCACGCGGCAGAAGCGCTTCGCCGAAGCCATCGCGCTGTACGACCAGGCGCGGACCGAGAGTTCGGACCGCTTCCGCCCGCTGGTGGATGCCTCGCTGGCCAATGCGCTGATCCTGTCCGGCGACCTGACCCGCGCGCGCAGCACCCTGGACGCGCTGGCAGTGCCCAGCGATCCTTCGCAGCAGGCCCAGCTGCAACGTACCCGTGGGCGCCTGCTGCTGGCCGAGAACAAGCCGGCCGAAGCGCTGGTGCTGTACCAGCAACTGGCCAATGCGCCGGTGAACGGCGATGAAGGTTTCTACCGGGCGTGGGCGCTGGACGGCATCAGCAAGAGCGAGTCCGCCCTGGGCAACGAAGCCCAAGCCGCGCAGGCGCTGGACCAGGCGATCGACGTGTTCGACAAGGCCCGCGCCAAGTTCCGCAGCGACGAGTTCAAGATGGGCCTGTTCTCGGACCTGCAGGTGGTGTTCGAGCGGGCGATCGGCATGCACACCCGGCTCGGCCAGCCGGCCAAGGCCTTCGATGTCAGCGAGCGCAGCCGCGCCCGCGCGTTGCTGGACGCGGTGGCCGGTCGCGCCGAGATCGGCAATGGCGAGGCAGTCGCGCTGGACGCGGCGACCCTGCAGACGATGCTGCGCCCGGACGAAGTGGTGGTGGCCTACCACGCACTGCCGGACCGGCTGATGGCGTGGGTGCTGTCCAATGAGGGCGTGCGCGAGGCCACGTTGCCGGTGGCGGTCAAGCGCGCGGACCTGGCGCGGCTGGTGGATGCCTACCGCGATGCGCTGATCAACCTGAAGCCGGCCACCGACGTGGGCGACAAGATCGGCACGCTGCTGCTGGCCCCGCTCGAGATCCCGGCCGGCAAGCGGATCATCATCGTCCCGCACGGCCCGCTGCACTACCTGCCATTCCAGGCGCTGCGCCTGGACGGCCAGTACCTGATCGAACGCAATCCGATCAGCATCGCCCCGTCGATCAGCATCGCGGCGAAGCTGGCCGAGCGCACGCCGACGGTGGCCGCGCAGCTGGTGGCGTTCGGCAACCCGACGATCAACCCGGACGTGGCCGACCCGCTGCCCGGTGCCGAGCGCGAGGTGCATGAACTGTCGAAGCAGTTCCCGGGCGCGACGCTGTTCTTCAAGGACCAGGCGAACAAGAGCAACTTCACGGCCAGCGCGCCCAAGGCGCGGCTGCTGCACGTGGCCGCGCACGCGGTGGCGGATACCCTGGACCCGCTGCACAGCAAGGTGCTGCTGGCCGACGAGAACGGCCAGCCGAACTACCTGGAAGCCAAGGACGTGCTGGGCATGGACCTGAGCGGCACCGCGATGATCGCGCTGTCGGCCTGCGAGTCCGGGCTGGGCCGGGTCGAGGACGGCGACGAGGTGTTGGGCTTCACCCGCTCGTTCCTGTCGGCCGGGACCAGCACGCTGCTGGCCTCGCTGTGGCCGGTGTCGGATGCGGCCACGGAGACGTTGATGACCACGCTGTACGACGACCTGGCCAAGGGCGAGCAGGTGCAGGACGCGATGCGCGACGCGCAGCGCGCGGTGCTGGCCAACCCGGAGACCGCGCACCCGTTCTTCTGGGCCCCGTTCAACCTGATCGGCAACTGGCGCCTGACGGTGCAGAAGTGA